In a genomic window of Nodosilinea sp. E11:
- a CDS encoding ABC transporter ATP-binding protein, whose product MTPKRPSQSSNYWTLAPYVRREWPTIAQALIGTIIFVSYWPILAWLSGNILEQLAAGNVPVVGRFIAITMAGFGLQKIGQYIQDSLMAKAALEVAFNLRRDVYTHIHRLSLTYFERSQTGDLSYRLTEDIDRIGEVVQKLFHDFLPSVLQLVVVLSYMVYLNWQLTLTALVLVPILAVLAGWFGEKMLTFSRRSQNLVSDLSSLVTEVFSGIRLVRAFAAEDYEVERFTQEAEKNRQARYKAAWLQAVQYPVVGFTYAVVVMLILLVGTWQIAEGNLTGASFGSYVVAALMLIDPVNHVIINYGEFKQGEASVDRVIELLDLEPAVRELPTAAELPKVTGRVEYRNVTFGYEADEPVLHNLDLLALPGEKIALVGSSGAGKSTLVNLLPRFYDPQAGQILIDNVDVATVKLRSLRRQIGIVPQETTLFSGTIAQNIAFGQKDFDIEAVEAAARIANAHDFITQFSQGYYTWMGERGVNLSGGQRQRVAIARAVLLNPRILILDEATSALDAESEALVQEALDRLMSDRTVFIIAHRLATVRQADRILVMEKGQVIESGTHSELLANQNRYAQFYAQQFAGSGAG is encoded by the coding sequence TTGACCCCCAAGCGCCCCTCCCAAAGCTCCAACTATTGGACGCTTGCCCCCTACGTGCGGCGTGAGTGGCCGACGATCGCCCAGGCCTTGATTGGCACCATTATTTTTGTGTCCTACTGGCCGATTTTGGCCTGGCTGTCGGGCAACATTTTAGAGCAGCTAGCCGCAGGCAATGTGCCGGTTGTGGGTCGATTCATTGCGATCACTATGGCGGGCTTTGGGCTGCAAAAAATTGGGCAATATATTCAAGACTCGCTGATGGCTAAGGCCGCCCTAGAGGTGGCCTTTAACCTGCGTAGAGACGTCTATACCCACATTCATCGGCTCAGTCTTACCTATTTTGAGCGCAGCCAAACCGGCGATCTGTCCTATCGGCTGACCGAAGACATCGATCGCATTGGCGAAGTCGTGCAGAAGCTGTTCCACGACTTTTTGCCCTCGGTGCTACAACTCGTTGTGGTGCTGAGCTACATGGTCTATCTCAATTGGCAGCTCACCCTGACCGCTCTAGTGTTGGTACCCATTTTGGCTGTGCTGGCCGGATGGTTTGGCGAGAAGATGCTGACGTTTTCGCGGCGCAGCCAAAATTTGGTGTCTGACCTGTCATCACTGGTAACCGAGGTATTTAGCGGTATTCGTCTAGTGCGGGCCTTTGCCGCCGAAGACTATGAAGTAGAGCGCTTTACCCAAGAGGCCGAAAAAAATCGCCAGGCCCGGTACAAGGCGGCCTGGTTGCAGGCAGTGCAGTACCCGGTAGTGGGCTTTACCTACGCTGTAGTGGTGATGCTGATTTTGCTGGTGGGCACCTGGCAAATCGCCGAAGGCAACCTCACTGGGGCTTCCTTTGGGAGCTACGTCGTTGCCGCGCTGATGTTGATTGATCCGGTCAACCACGTGATCATCAACTATGGCGAATTTAAGCAGGGCGAAGCTTCGGTGGATCGCGTGATTGAGCTGCTCGATCTAGAACCGGCGGTACGCGAGCTGCCCACTGCTGCTGAGTTGCCGAAGGTGACTGGCCGCGTCGAGTACCGCAATGTCACCTTTGGCTATGAGGCTGACGAACCCGTACTGCACAACCTCGATCTACTGGCCCTGCCCGGGGAGAAAATTGCCCTGGTGGGCTCTTCGGGCGCTGGTAAGTCAACTCTAGTGAACCTGCTGCCTCGTTTTTACGATCCCCAGGCGGGCCAAATTTTGATCGACAATGTCGATGTCGCCACCGTCAAGCTGCGCAGCCTGCGGCGACAGATTGGCATTGTGCCCCAGGAGACTACGCTGTTTTCTGGCACGATCGCCCAGAATATTGCCTTTGGTCAAAAAGACTTTGACATAGAAGCTGTAGAAGCGGCGGCTCGTATTGCCAACGCCCACGATTTTATCACTCAGTTTTCCCAGGGCTACTACACCTGGATGGGAGAGCGGGGGGTCAACCTGTCGGGAGGGCAGCGGCAGCGGGTGGCGATCGCTCGGGCTGTGCTGCTGAACCCTCGCATTCTCATTCTTGACGAGGCCACGTCGGCCCTCGATGCTGAGTCAGAGGCCCTGGTGCAGGAGGCTCTCGATCGCCTGATGAGCGATCGCACCGTGTTCATCATTGCCCACCGGTTGGCCACCGTGCGCCAGGCCGATCGCATTCTGGTGATGGAAAAGGGCCAGGTGATTGAATCGGGCACCCACAGCGAGCTTTTGGCCAACCAGAACCGCTACGCCCAGTTTTATGCCCAGCAGTTTGCGGGCAGCGGCGCAGGCTAG
- the rdgB gene encoding RdgB/HAM1 family non-canonical purine NTP pyrophosphatase has protein sequence MPTVIVATGNPGKLKEMQVYLNDLAWQLKLKPDDLDIEETGATFLENARLKATGVAKALNQWAIADDSGLAVDALGGAPGIYSARYADSDTARIDRLLRELEDSRDRQAQFICALALANPQGEIVLETEGICPGEILLAPQGTGGFGYDPIFYVPALGKTFATMSPEQKEANSHRGIAFRQLMPHLATLSME, from the coding sequence ATGCCCACGGTTATTGTTGCCACCGGAAACCCCGGCAAGCTCAAAGAAATGCAGGTCTATCTCAACGATCTAGCCTGGCAGCTAAAGCTGAAGCCCGACGATCTAGATATTGAAGAAACCGGCGCTACGTTTTTAGAGAATGCTCGGCTGAAGGCAACAGGGGTAGCCAAGGCCCTAAACCAGTGGGCGATCGCCGATGACTCGGGCCTAGCGGTCGATGCCTTGGGCGGTGCTCCCGGCATTTACTCGGCTCGCTACGCCGACAGCGATACTGCCAGAATCGATCGCCTACTGAGAGAGCTAGAGGACAGCCGCGATCGCCAGGCTCAGTTTATCTGCGCTCTCGCCTTGGCTAACCCCCAGGGCGAGATTGTGCTCGAAACCGAGGGCATTTGCCCTGGGGAAATTTTGCTGGCTCCCCAAGGAACCGGCGGCTTTGGGTATGACCCGATCTTTTATGTACCCGCCCTGGGCAAAACGTTTGCCACCATGTCACCCGAGCAAAAAGAGGCCAACAGCCACCGGGGCATCGCCTTTCGCCAGCTCATGCCCCACCTAGCAACGTTGTCGATGGAGTAA
- a CDS encoding photosystem II protein Y has protein sequence MDWRVVVVLLPIAVAGSWAVFNIGRAALGQLQDFLNREA, from the coding sequence ATGGACTGGAGAGTCGTTGTTGTTTTACTGCCGATTGCTGTAGCGGGAAGCTGGGCTGTGTTTAATATTGGTCGGGCTGCCCTAGGGCAACTGCAAGATTTTCTCAACCGGGAAGCTTAG
- the psaA gene encoding photosystem I core protein PsaA → MTISPPEPGQKVRVVVDKDPVPVSFERWGKPGHFDRTLAKGPKTTTWIWNLHADAHDFDSHTSDLEDISRKIFSAHFGHLAVIFIWLSGMYFHGAKFSNYEAWLTNPIGIKPSAQVVWPIFGQEILNADVGGGFHGIQITSGLFQWWRANGITNSFQLYCTAIGALVMAALMLFAGWFHYHKRAPKLEWFQNVESMMNHHLAGLLGLGCLGYAGQQIHVSLPINACMDAIDAGRPLTIGGRVIDSVAAIPLPHEWILNKNLMVDLYPGFAEGLKPFFTLDWGVYADFLTFKGGLNPQTGGLWLSDTAHHHLALAVLFIVAGHFYRTNWGIGHSFKEVLEAHKGPFTGEGHKGMYEVFTTSWHAQLSWNLALIGSLTIIVAHHMYAMPPYPYLATDYPTQLSLFTHHMWIGGFLIVGGAAHAAIFMVRDYEPSVHVNNNLDRVLRHRDAIISHLNWVCIFLGFHSFGLYIHNDTMRALGRPQDMFSDTAINLQPVFAQWIQGIHGAAAGNTAPNALAGVSPVFDGGLVAVGGKVAMAAIPLGTADFMVHHIHAFTIHVTVLILLKGVLFARSSRLIPDKGELGFRFPCDGPGRGGTCQVSGWDHVFLGLFWMYNCISIVIFHFSWKMQSDVWGTVSPDGAVSHITGGNFAASAITINGWLRDFLWAQASQVIGSYGSALSAYGLMFLGAHFVWAFSLMFLFSGRGYWQELIESIVWAHSKLKLAPAIQPRALSITQGRAVGVAHYLLGGIATTWAFFLARIIAVG, encoded by the coding sequence ATGACCATAAGTCCCCCTGAACCGGGACAAAAAGTCAGGGTCGTGGTCGATAAAGATCCGGTGCCCGTCTCATTTGAGCGATGGGGCAAGCCCGGCCACTTCGACCGCACGTTGGCCAAGGGGCCCAAAACCACCACCTGGATTTGGAACCTGCACGCCGACGCCCATGACTTTGACAGTCACACCAGTGACCTAGAAGATATTTCGCGGAAGATCTTCAGTGCTCACTTTGGCCACTTAGCCGTCATTTTCATCTGGCTAAGCGGCATGTATTTCCACGGTGCCAAGTTCTCCAACTATGAGGCTTGGCTCACCAATCCCATTGGCATTAAGCCTAGTGCCCAGGTGGTTTGGCCCATCTTTGGCCAAGAAATTCTCAATGCCGATGTAGGCGGTGGCTTCCACGGCATTCAGATCACCTCTGGCCTATTTCAGTGGTGGCGCGCCAACGGCATTACTAACAGCTTCCAGCTATACTGCACCGCTATTGGTGCGTTGGTCATGGCAGCGCTAATGCTGTTTGCCGGCTGGTTCCATTACCACAAGCGGGCTCCCAAGCTGGAGTGGTTCCAAAATGTGGAATCGATGATGAACCACCACCTGGCCGGGCTGCTAGGCTTGGGCTGTCTGGGCTATGCCGGTCAGCAGATCCACGTATCATTGCCCATCAACGCCTGTATGGACGCCATTGATGCGGGTCGTCCGTTGACCATTGGTGGCCGGGTAATCGATTCGGTGGCAGCAATACCATTGCCCCACGAGTGGATTTTGAACAAAAACCTGATGGTAGATCTGTACCCCGGATTTGCCGAAGGACTGAAGCCCTTCTTCACCCTAGACTGGGGAGTCTACGCCGACTTCCTCACCTTCAAGGGCGGGCTCAACCCTCAAACTGGCGGGCTGTGGCTGTCGGATACGGCCCATCACCACTTAGCGCTGGCTGTTCTATTCATTGTGGCCGGCCACTTCTACCGCACCAACTGGGGTATTGGCCACAGTTTCAAAGAGGTACTGGAAGCCCACAAGGGTCCCTTTACCGGCGAAGGCCACAAGGGCATGTATGAAGTGTTCACGACCTCTTGGCATGCCCAGCTGTCGTGGAACCTGGCCCTGATTGGGTCCCTCACCATCATCGTGGCCCACCACATGTACGCCATGCCTCCCTATCCGTATCTCGCAACGGATTATCCCACTCAGCTGTCGCTGTTTACCCACCACATGTGGATTGGCGGCTTCTTGATTGTGGGGGGAGCAGCCCACGCCGCCATCTTCATGGTGCGCGATTATGAGCCATCGGTGCATGTCAACAACAACCTCGATCGCGTACTACGCCATCGGGATGCGATTATTTCGCACCTCAACTGGGTCTGTATTTTCCTGGGCTTCCACAGCTTTGGGCTATACATCCACAACGACACCATGCGGGCGTTGGGGCGACCCCAGGATATGTTCTCAGATACGGCGATTAATCTACAACCCGTGTTTGCTCAGTGGATCCAAGGCATCCATGGGGCCGCAGCGGGCAATACTGCGCCGAATGCGCTGGCCGGCGTTAGCCCGGTGTTTGACGGCGGCTTAGTTGCTGTCGGCGGCAAGGTGGCTATGGCGGCAATTCCCCTGGGAACAGCCGACTTTATGGTGCACCATATCCACGCCTTCACCATCCACGTGACCGTGCTAATTCTGCTTAAAGGCGTGCTGTTTGCTCGCAGCTCTAGGCTAATTCCCGACAAAGGTGAGCTGGGCTTCCGGTTCCCCTGCGACGGACCAGGCCGGGGCGGCACCTGTCAGGTTTCCGGTTGGGACCATGTGTTCCTGGGCCTGTTTTGGATGTACAACTGCATCTCAATTGTAATTTTCCACTTCAGCTGGAAGATGCAATCGGATGTGTGGGGTACGGTGTCGCCGGATGGAGCCGTGTCGCACATTACTGGCGGCAACTTTGCGGCCAGCGCCATCACCATCAACGGTTGGTTGCGCGACTTCCTGTGGGCTCAAGCTTCCCAGGTGATTGGTTCCTACGGGTCGGCGCTGTCGGCCTACGGTCTGATGTTCCTTGGAGCGCACTTTGTGTGGGCCTTTAGCCTAATGTTCTTGTTCAGCGGTCGCGGCTACTGGCAAGAGCTGATTGAATCAATTGTTTGGGCGCACAGCAAGCTGAAACTGGCTCCAGCGATCCAGCCCCGGGCCTTGAGCATTACCCAAGGTCGGGCCGTGGGTGTAGCCCACTACCTGCTAGGGGGAATTGCCACGACGTGGGCCTTCTTCTTAGCGCGAATAATTGCGGTGGGATGA
- a CDS encoding UDP-N-acetylmuramoyl-tripeptide--D-alanyl-D-alanine ligase, which translates to MGFSSLATLAAAIQAPLDKVPLPTQQICVANITTDTRDIRENALFVALVGERFDGHDFVEAAIAQGALAAVVEQGRQLSHLPCLPVADTLVAYQDLGHWWRTQLPTRIIAITGSVGKTTTKELIAAALATQGSVHKTQANYNNDIGVPKTLLQIQPDHAFGVVEMGMRGPGEIARLARIAVPDVAVITNVGTAHIGRLGSEQAIAEAKCELLAELPKQSIAVLNHDNLRLMATASTVWSGRSLTFGLEGGDVQGQLIDAQTLEVQGIKLPLPLPGRHNALNLLAAIAVMQALDLDWRVLSQGLAVELPGGRARQLALANDIVLLDETYNAGAESMAAALHLLAETPGQRRIAVLGTMKELGERSIDLHRQIGQLVGQLGLDALLTLADPEEALALAEGATGVHTLAFTDHDSLAQHLLESLQPGDRVLLKASRSVALDRVVDQLLKTLLPPVL; encoded by the coding sequence ATGGGTTTTTCGTCACTGGCTACCTTGGCAGCAGCTATACAGGCTCCCTTAGACAAGGTGCCACTACCAACTCAGCAGATTTGCGTAGCAAATATCACTACAGATACTAGAGATATCCGTGAAAATGCCCTCTTCGTAGCGCTGGTAGGTGAGCGATTTGATGGCCATGATTTTGTCGAAGCCGCGATCGCCCAAGGTGCCCTTGCTGCCGTTGTCGAGCAAGGTAGACAATTATCTCACCTGCCCTGTCTACCGGTAGCCGACACCCTAGTGGCTTACCAAGACCTAGGTCATTGGTGGCGCACCCAACTCCCGACCCGCATCATCGCGATTACTGGCTCTGTCGGTAAAACCACCACGAAAGAATTGATCGCGGCGGCTCTGGCGACCCAGGGCTCGGTACACAAAACCCAAGCCAACTACAACAATGACATTGGGGTGCCCAAAACCCTGTTGCAGATCCAGCCAGACCACGCCTTTGGGGTTGTTGAAATGGGCATGCGGGGGCCGGGAGAAATTGCCCGCTTGGCTCGGATTGCGGTGCCCGATGTGGCGGTGATTACCAACGTGGGGACGGCTCACATTGGTCGTTTGGGGTCAGAGCAGGCGATCGCTGAGGCCAAATGTGAGCTACTGGCTGAGTTGCCCAAGCAAAGCATCGCTGTACTCAACCACGACAATCTCCGGTTGATGGCGACGGCTAGCACCGTATGGTCGGGGAGAAGTCTGACGTTTGGTTTAGAGGGTGGTGATGTCCAGGGGCAACTCATCGATGCTCAAACCTTAGAGGTTCAGGGAATCAAACTGCCCCTACCGCTGCCCGGTCGCCACAATGCCCTCAATCTGCTGGCGGCGATCGCAGTGATGCAGGCCCTTGATCTCGACTGGCGAGTCCTCAGTCAGGGCTTGGCAGTAGAGCTACCCGGTGGCCGCGCCCGGCAGCTTGCCCTGGCCAATGACATCGTGCTGCTCGACGAGACCTACAACGCTGGGGCAGAGTCAATGGCTGCCGCGCTGCACCTGCTGGCCGAAACGCCTGGCCAGCGACGGATCGCCGTGCTGGGAACCATGAAAGAGCTAGGAGAACGATCGATTGATCTCCACCGTCAGATAGGGCAGTTGGTCGGCCAACTGGGGCTAGATGCTCTGCTGACGTTAGCCGATCCCGAGGAGGCCCTGGCCTTGGCGGAGGGGGCTACAGGCGTGCACACCCTAGCGTTTACCGACCACGACTCGCTGGCGCAGCATCTACTAGAGAGCCTGCAACCGGGCGATCGCGTCTTGCTAAAGGCCTCACGCTCTGTTGCGCTCGATCGGGTGGTCGATCAACTGCTCAAGACCCTACTGCCCCCCGTTCTATAA
- a CDS encoding ABC transporter ATP-binding protein yields the protein MIEVEHLSKTYGSTTAIQNITFEAQPGEILGFLGPNGAGKTTTMRILAGYLPASDGTARVAGYDVHTDSMAVRQRIGYLPESPPLYPEMTVQGFLHFVAKIKGVPSDLRQQRADIAMDHCGLRDKRKVLIRKLSKGYRQRVGIAQAIIHDPPVIILDEPTVGLDPRQINEVRQLIKGLAGSHTIILSTHILPEVSMTCDRVTIINRGQVVATDTPDNLTTRLSGESAYELEIKGDVDTAQRLLAAMSPVRQVTLLGLEHLPEYHHRLRVSAEADRTLGAVMSAALVNAGLELHELRRQQATLEDVFLNLTTTEPAPGTIAQSEGPMGDGVTTEVMPEDPEA from the coding sequence ATGATTGAAGTTGAGCACCTGAGTAAGACCTACGGGTCTACTACGGCCATTCAAAATATTACCTTCGAGGCCCAGCCCGGAGAAATCTTGGGGTTTCTGGGGCCTAACGGGGCGGGTAAGACGACCACCATGCGAATTTTGGCAGGATATCTGCCAGCCTCAGACGGTACGGCGCGGGTGGCGGGCTACGACGTGCACACCGACTCAATGGCAGTGCGGCAGCGGATTGGCTATCTGCCCGAGTCGCCGCCGCTTTACCCCGAGATGACGGTGCAGGGGTTTCTACACTTTGTGGCCAAAATTAAGGGGGTGCCCTCCGACCTCCGCCAGCAGCGGGCCGACATTGCGATGGATCACTGCGGTCTACGCGATAAGCGCAAGGTGCTGATTCGCAAGCTGTCGAAGGGCTATCGACAGCGGGTGGGCATTGCCCAGGCGATTATTCACGACCCGCCGGTCATTATTTTAGACGAACCCACCGTAGGGTTGGATCCACGCCAGATCAATGAGGTGCGTCAGCTGATTAAGGGTCTGGCAGGCAGCCATACGATCATTCTCTCCACCCACATTTTGCCGGAGGTGAGCATGACCTGCGATCGCGTCACCATTATCAACCGGGGCCAGGTTGTGGCCACCGATACCCCCGACAACCTCACCACTCGCCTTTCGGGTGAATCGGCCTATGAGTTAGAGATCAAAGGCGATGTCGATACTGCCCAGCGCCTGCTGGCAGCGATGTCCCCTGTGCGCCAGGTGACCCTACTGGGGTTAGAGCATCTGCCGGAGTATCATCACCGATTGCGGGTGAGCGCGGAAGCCGATCGCACCTTGGGAGCCGTTATGTCTGCCGCCCTTGTCAACGCTGGCCTCGAACTCCACGAACTGCGCCGCCAACAGGCCACCCTCGAAGATGTCTTTCTCAACCTCACTACCACCGAACCCGCCCCTGGAACGATCGCCCAATCCGAAGGGCCCATGGGCGATGGGGTGACAACTGAAGTAATGCCTGAGGATCCCGAAGCCTAG
- a CDS encoding DUF4033 domain-containing protein — MASPPATGLGPTSEKAIYDDGPGARLFIWLFSRKMAKAVGKDTALSGYDGFVDLSNQIMQGRNAQQQQALVAVVLKSLVPTQVLWLIRTLFSPTRLVCELNAWFATLLFEWLVGPCEVKTVEFTDAQGQVRQQRSGVHIKKCRYLDESRCVGMCVNMCKRPTQRFFTEDFGIPLTMVPNFEDFSCEMVFGQPPPPLETEDAYKQPCLIDHCSLATRDPQPCPKVRN; from the coding sequence ATGGCATCGCCCCCGGCCACGGGCCTTGGCCCCACTTCAGAAAAAGCCATCTATGACGATGGCCCTGGTGCGCGCTTGTTTATCTGGCTCTTCAGCCGCAAGATGGCCAAGGCGGTTGGCAAAGACACTGCCTTGAGTGGCTACGATGGCTTTGTCGATTTGTCGAACCAAATCATGCAGGGACGCAATGCCCAGCAGCAGCAGGCACTAGTGGCCGTCGTGCTCAAGTCGCTGGTGCCCACCCAGGTGTTGTGGCTCATTCGCACCCTGTTTTCACCGACCCGGCTAGTGTGTGAGCTCAATGCCTGGTTTGCCACGCTGCTGTTTGAGTGGCTGGTCGGCCCCTGCGAGGTCAAAACTGTAGAGTTCACTGACGCCCAGGGCCAGGTGCGGCAGCAGCGCAGCGGCGTCCATATCAAAAAATGTCGCTATCTCGACGAGAGCCGCTGCGTTGGCATGTGCGTCAACATGTGTAAGCGGCCTACCCAGCGCTTCTTTACCGAAGACTTTGGCATTCCCCTAACGATGGTGCCCAACTTTGAAGACTTTAGCTGCGAGATGGTGTTTGGCCAGCCCCCGCCGCCCTTGGAGACTGAGGACGCCTATAAACAGCCCTGTCTGATCGATCATTGCTCGCTTGCGACTCGCGATCCCCAACCTTGTCCCAAGGTCAGGAACTGA
- the psaB gene encoding photosystem I core protein PsaB, giving the protein MATKFPKFSQDLAQDPTTRRIWYGIATAHDFESHDGMTEENLYQKIFASHFGHLAIIFLWTSGNLFHVAWQGNFEQWVKDPLGVKPIAHAIWDPQFGQPAVDAFTQAGASYPVNISFSGVYHWWYTIGMRTNADLYGGAMFLLILSAAFLFAGWLHLQPKFRPSLAWFKNAESRLNHHLAGLFGVSSLAWAGHLIHVAIPEARGQHVGWDNFLSVRPHPAGLKPFFTGQWGVYAQNPDTPNHIFNSSDGAGTAILTFLGGFHPQTDALWLTDIAHHHLAIAVLFIVAGHMYRTNFGIGHDMKTIMNAHRPPEGTPFGGALGEGHKGIYDTYNNSLHFQLGWHLACLGVVTSLVAQHMYSLPSYAFIAKDYTTQAALYTHHQYIAGFIMVGAFAHGAIFLVRDYDPKANENNVLYRMLEHKEALISHLSWVSLFLGFHTLGLYVHNDVVVAFGTPEKQILVEPVFAQWVQAAHGKLLYGMDTLLSNPDSIATTAWPNHGNVWLGGWLDAINSSTNSLFLNIGPGDFLVHHAIALGLHTTTLILVKGALDARGSKLMPDKKDFGYSFPCDGPGRGGTCDISAWDSFYLAMFWMLNTIGWVTFYWHWKHLSLWSGNVAQFNENSTYLMGWFRDYLWLNSSQLINGYNPYGMNNLAVWAWMFLFGHLVWATGFMFLISWRGYWQELIETLAWAHERTPLANLVRWKDKPVAMSIIQGRVVGLAHFTVGYILTYAAFLIASTSSRFG; this is encoded by the coding sequence ATGGCAACTAAATTCCCTAAATTTAGCCAGGACTTGGCCCAAGATCCGACCACAAGGCGGATTTGGTACGGGATTGCCACGGCCCACGACTTTGAAAGCCACGACGGCATGACGGAGGAGAATCTTTACCAAAAGATTTTTGCTTCTCACTTTGGCCACTTGGCAATCATCTTTTTGTGGACGTCGGGCAACCTATTCCACGTCGCTTGGCAAGGCAACTTTGAGCAGTGGGTCAAAGATCCACTGGGTGTGAAACCAATCGCTCACGCGATCTGGGATCCGCAATTTGGTCAACCCGCCGTGGATGCCTTCACCCAGGCGGGAGCCAGCTATCCGGTTAATATTTCATTTTCTGGGGTGTATCACTGGTGGTACACCATCGGCATGCGCACCAATGCCGACCTCTACGGCGGTGCCATGTTCCTGCTGATTTTGTCAGCAGCGTTCCTGTTCGCGGGTTGGCTACACCTGCAACCCAAGTTTCGCCCTAGCCTGGCCTGGTTCAAAAATGCAGAATCGCGCCTGAACCACCACCTGGCTGGTCTATTTGGGGTCAGCTCTCTGGCCTGGGCCGGTCACTTGATTCACGTAGCGATCCCTGAGGCTCGGGGCCAGCATGTAGGCTGGGATAACTTCTTGTCGGTGCGGCCCCACCCAGCTGGGTTGAAGCCGTTCTTTACCGGCCAGTGGGGGGTCTACGCCCAAAATCCAGACACGCCAAACCATATTTTCAACAGCAGCGATGGAGCTGGGACAGCGATTCTCACCTTCTTGGGTGGGTTCCATCCCCAAACCGACGCGCTGTGGCTGACGGATATTGCCCACCACCACCTGGCGATCGCGGTGCTCTTTATCGTCGCAGGCCATATGTACCGGACTAACTTCGGTATTGGCCACGACATGAAGACCATCATGAATGCCCACCGTCCCCCGGAAGGCACCCCCTTTGGCGGTGCGCTTGGGGAAGGCCACAAGGGCATTTACGACACCTACAACAACTCACTGCACTTCCAGCTAGGTTGGCACTTGGCCTGTCTGGGCGTGGTGACATCGCTGGTAGCACAGCACATGTACTCGCTGCCGTCCTACGCCTTTATCGCTAAGGACTACACCACCCAGGCAGCGCTGTATACCCACCACCAGTACATTGCTGGCTTCATTATGGTGGGGGCTTTTGCCCACGGGGCAATTTTCTTAGTGCGCGACTACGATCCGAAAGCCAACGAAAACAACGTGCTCTATCGCATGTTGGAGCATAAGGAGGCACTGATCTCCCACCTCAGCTGGGTATCGCTGTTCCTGGGTTTCCATACCCTGGGACTGTACGTGCACAACGATGTGGTAGTCGCCTTTGGCACGCCCGAAAAGCAGATTCTGGTCGAACCAGTATTTGCTCAATGGGTGCAAGCGGCCCACGGTAAGCTGCTCTACGGTATGGATACTCTCCTATCCAACCCCGACAGTATTGCCACTACAGCTTGGCCCAACCACGGCAACGTGTGGCTCGGCGGTTGGCTTGATGCTATCAACAGCAGCACTAACTCGCTGTTCTTAAATATTGGCCCTGGCGACTTCTTGGTTCACCATGCGATCGCCCTGGGTCTGCACACCACCACTCTGATTCTGGTCAAGGGTGCGCTGGATGCGCGCGGCTCCAAGCTGATGCCTGACAAAAAAGACTTCGGCTACAGCTTCCCCTGTGACGGTCCTGGTCGGGGCGGCACCTGCGACATCTCCGCGTGGGACTCGTTCTACCTGGCGATGTTCTGGATGTTGAATACCATCGGCTGGGTGACCTTTTACTGGCACTGGAAGCATCTGTCGCTGTGGTCAGGCAACGTGGCTCAGTTTAACGAAAACTCGACCTATTTGATGGGCTGGTTCCGAGACTATCTGTGGCTGAACTCGTCACAGCTAATCAACGGCTATAACCCCTATGGCATGAACAACCTCGCGGTTTGGGCCTGGATGTTCCTCTTTGGACACCTGGTCTGGGCGACCGGCTTCATGTTCTTGATCTCTTGGCGGGGCTACTGGCAGGAGTTGATCGAGACTCTGGCCTGGGCCCACGAGCGCACTCCTTTGGCGAACCTGGTTCGCTGGAAGGACAAGCCCGTTGCCATGTCGATTATTCAGGGCCGAGTGGTGGGTCTTGCTCACTTTACCGTGGGCTACATTCTCACCTACGCCGCCTTCCTCATAGCCTCGACATCAAGTCGCTTTGGCTAA